From Serinicoccus profundi, the proteins below share one genomic window:
- the hutI gene encoding imidazolonepropionase → MSMLITGIRELVTCDDTVEETAGSPLTEGLGVIPDAAVVIGGGGEDAAPAVEWIGPADQAPDADWAIDLGGKAVLPGFVDSHSHLIFAGDRSAEFAARMTGQAYDGGGIAVTMEATREASDATLRALIQARVAEMRAQGTTTVEIKSGYGLDVEHEVRALRLAREVTTETTFLGAHVVPPDAREAGGRAAYLDLVCGEMLAACAPSARWIDVFCEPASPHAFDGEESRRVLEAGRDAGLGLRVHGNQLSHGPGVQLAVELGAASVDHCTFLSDEDVDALAGSSTVATLLPGVEFSTRQPYPDARRLIDAGVAVALATDCNPGTCNSSSMPLMIALAVREMGMTPAEALRAATVGGARALRRDDVGRIRVGQRADLAVVDAPSVLHIPYRVGVPIVRALEI, encoded by the coding sequence ATGAGCATGCTCATCACCGGCATCCGTGAGCTCGTCACCTGCGACGACACCGTCGAGGAGACGGCGGGCTCTCCCCTCACCGAAGGCCTCGGCGTCATCCCGGACGCCGCCGTCGTCATCGGCGGTGGCGGCGAGGACGCCGCGCCGGCCGTGGAGTGGATCGGCCCTGCCGACCAGGCACCGGACGCCGACTGGGCCATCGACCTGGGTGGCAAGGCGGTGCTCCCAGGGTTCGTCGACAGCCACTCCCACCTCATCTTCGCGGGCGACCGGTCCGCGGAGTTCGCGGCCCGGATGACCGGTCAGGCCTACGACGGCGGCGGGATCGCCGTGACCATGGAGGCCACCCGCGAGGCCTCGGACGCCACGCTGCGCGCGCTCATCCAGGCCCGGGTCGCCGAGATGCGCGCCCAGGGAACCACCACGGTCGAGATCAAGAGCGGCTACGGCCTCGACGTCGAGCACGAGGTGCGGGCCCTGCGCCTGGCCCGCGAGGTGACCACCGAGACCACCTTCCTCGGCGCCCACGTCGTGCCGCCGGACGCGAGGGAGGCCGGGGGGCGGGCGGCATACCTCGACCTCGTCTGCGGTGAGATGCTCGCGGCCTGCGCGCCCTCTGCCCGCTGGATCGACGTCTTCTGCGAGCCGGCCAGCCCGCATGCCTTCGACGGCGAGGAGTCGCGACGGGTCCTGGAGGCCGGACGTGACGCCGGGCTGGGGCTGCGGGTTCACGGCAACCAGCTCTCCCATGGGCCGGGCGTGCAGCTCGCCGTCGAGCTCGGGGCGGCCAGCGTCGACCACTGCACCTTCCTCAGCGACGAGGACGTCGACGCGCTCGCCGGGAGCTCGACCGTGGCCACGCTCCTGCCGGGGGTGGAGTTCTCGACGCGCCAGCCCTACCCGGACGCCCGCCGGCTGATCGACGCGGGCGTCGCCGTGGCCCTCGCCACCGACTGCAACCCCGGGACCTGCAACTCCTCCTCGATGCCGCTGATGATCGCCCTCGCCGTGCGGGAGATGGGGATGACCCCGGCGGAGGCGCTGCGGGCGGCGACGGTCGGCGGCGCCCGGGCGCTGCGGCGCGACGACGTCGGCCGGATCCGGGTCGGGCAGCGCGCCGACCTCGCGGTGGTCGACGCGCCCAGCGTGCTCCACATCCCCTACCGCGTCGGGGTCCCGATCGTGCGCGCGCTGGAGATCTGA
- a CDS encoding formimidoylglutamate deiminase, translated as MSARTTFHAPAAHLPQGLRRDVRLTVEAGRFVEVSDGIPAQLGDHRLSGVVLPGLANAHSHAFHRALRGRTHTGGGTFWTWREGMYAIAARLEPDTYLALARAVYAEMALAGVSAVGEFHYLHHAAGGKRYMDPNAMGHALVQAAADAGIRLTLLDTCYLAGGLDGAGYAALEGPQLRFGDLDAEAWALRVDDLHDHTDGGPAHVRVGAAIHSVRAVPRPDLAVVAGWARDGAVHPPGEHGAHGGTAGTSRPVHLHLSEQPAENDACLAAHGMTPTALLEAEGVLGPDLSAVHATHLTDADVALLGRHRAHACFCPTTERDLADGIGPARALRDAGARLSLGSDQHAVIDLLEEARALEMHERLATLERGRLAPADLLGAATAHDSIGWPDAGRLEVGARADLVAVRDDTVRTAGSDPAQILLAATAADVDTVVVDGRVVVEQGRHQLGDVGALLAEAIAPLWQE; from the coding sequence GTGAGCGCCCGCACGACCTTCCACGCCCCGGCGGCGCACCTCCCGCAGGGTCTGCGCCGCGACGTCCGGCTGACGGTCGAGGCCGGGCGCTTCGTCGAGGTGAGCGACGGCATACCCGCGCAGCTCGGTGACCACCGCCTTTCCGGCGTCGTCCTCCCGGGCCTGGCCAACGCGCACAGCCACGCCTTCCACCGCGCGCTGCGCGGTCGGACGCACACCGGCGGCGGGACGTTCTGGACCTGGCGGGAGGGGATGTATGCCATCGCCGCCCGACTGGAGCCCGACACCTATCTGGCGCTGGCCCGCGCGGTCTACGCCGAGATGGCGCTCGCCGGCGTGAGCGCGGTGGGGGAGTTCCACTACCTGCACCACGCGGCCGGCGGCAAGCGCTACATGGACCCCAACGCGATGGGGCACGCGCTCGTGCAGGCGGCGGCGGACGCCGGCATCCGGCTCACGCTGCTCGACACCTGCTACCTCGCGGGCGGCCTGGACGGCGCGGGGTATGCCGCACTGGAGGGGCCGCAGCTGCGCTTCGGTGACCTCGATGCCGAGGCGTGGGCCCTGCGGGTGGACGACCTGCACGACCACACCGACGGCGGTCCGGCGCACGTCCGGGTCGGTGCCGCCATCCACTCCGTGCGGGCCGTGCCGCGCCCCGATCTGGCCGTCGTCGCGGGATGGGCGCGGGACGGCGCCGTCCACCCGCCCGGCGAGCACGGGGCACACGGCGGAACTGCCGGGACCTCGCGGCCGGTGCACCTCCACCTCTCCGAGCAGCCGGCCGAGAACGACGCCTGCCTCGCCGCCCACGGGATGACCCCGACCGCCCTGCTCGAGGCCGAGGGTGTGCTCGGGCCGGACCTGTCGGCGGTGCACGCCACGCACCTCACCGATGCCGACGTCGCGCTGCTCGGGCGGCACCGCGCCCACGCCTGCTTCTGCCCCACCACGGAGCGCGACCTGGCCGACGGCATCGGCCCGGCGCGGGCGCTGCGGGACGCGGGGGCGCGCCTGTCCCTCGGGTCCGACCAGCACGCCGTCATCGACCTCCTGGAGGAGGCTCGCGCCCTGGAGATGCACGAACGGCTCGCCACCCTCGAGCGCGGGCGGCTCGCCCCGGCCGACCTGCTCGGCGCCGCCACGGCCCACGACAGCATCGGCTGGCCCGACGCCGGTCGTCTCGAGGTCGGTGCCCGGGCCGACCTCGTCGCCGTCCGTGACGACACCGTGCGGACCGCCGGCAGCGACCCTGCGCAGATCCTCCTCGCCGCCACCGCGGCCGACGTCGACACCGTCGTCGTCGACGGCCGGGTCGTCGTCGAGCAGGGCCGGCACCAGCTCGGGGACGTCGGGGCGCTGCTCGCCGAGGCGATCGCGCCGCTGTGGCAGGAGTGA
- a CDS encoding allantoate amidohydrolase: MSTAVAEHLRTFDRLWADLDSVGRVGSGGYRRFAWTREDATLREWFAGEATARGLDLVEDRVGNQWAWWWDGPGSVDDAARAGQKAVVIGSHLDSVPDGGAFDGPLGVVSSFAALDALRARGISPAVPVAVTNFVDEEGARFGIACAGSRILTGALEADRARGLTDADGVTYVDALAAAGRDPQHLGPDAEALARIGCFVELHVEQGRALVDLDAPVAVASDIWPHGRWRFDFPGEANHAGTTRLVDRRDAMLGYADLVLQARDVATRRGCVATVGKVAVTPGGVNAIASHVTGWLDARGADEAEVEALVADLTARAGETLGSVTRESWTPTTRFDEALSGRLRAVLGSDDALSVPVLGTGAGHDAGILATAGIPTAMLFVRNPTGVSHSPAEHAEQADCHAGVDALAACVADLVAHP, encoded by the coding sequence GTGAGCACCGCCGTCGCCGAGCACCTGAGGACCTTCGACCGCCTGTGGGCCGACCTCGACTCGGTCGGGCGGGTGGGCAGCGGCGGCTACCGCCGGTTCGCGTGGACCCGGGAGGACGCGACGCTGCGCGAGTGGTTCGCCGGGGAGGCCACGGCACGGGGCCTCGACCTCGTCGAGGACCGCGTCGGCAACCAGTGGGCGTGGTGGTGGGACGGACCCGGGAGCGTCGACGACGCGGCGCGCGCCGGTCAGAAGGCGGTGGTCATCGGTTCCCACCTGGACTCGGTGCCCGACGGCGGTGCCTTCGACGGCCCGCTCGGCGTGGTCAGCTCCTTCGCCGCGCTCGATGCACTGCGGGCCCGGGGCATCTCCCCGGCCGTGCCCGTGGCGGTCACCAACTTCGTCGACGAGGAGGGCGCGCGCTTCGGGATCGCCTGCGCCGGGTCGCGGATCCTCACCGGGGCGCTCGAGGCCGATCGGGCGCGCGGTCTCACCGACGCCGACGGCGTGACGTATGTCGACGCGCTCGCCGCCGCCGGCCGTGACCCGCAGCACCTCGGTCCCGACGCCGAGGCCCTGGCCCGCATCGGGTGCTTCGTCGAGCTGCACGTCGAGCAGGGGCGGGCGCTGGTCGACCTCGACGCCCCGGTCGCCGTCGCCAGCGACATCTGGCCGCACGGGCGGTGGCGCTTCGACTTCCCCGGCGAGGCCAACCACGCCGGCACCACCCGGCTCGTCGACCGCCGGGACGCCATGCTCGGCTATGCCGACCTCGTCCTGCAGGCGCGCGACGTCGCCACCCGGCGGGGCTGCGTCGCGACCGTGGGCAAGGTGGCCGTCACCCCGGGCGGGGTCAACGCCATCGCCTCCCACGTCACCGGCTGGCTCGACGCCCGCGGAGCCGACGAGGCCGAGGTGGAGGCGCTCGTGGCCGACCTCACTGCCCGGGCCGGCGAGACGCTGGGGAGCGTCACGAGGGAGTCCTGGACCCCGACCACCCGCTTCGACGAAGCGCTCAGCGGCCGGTTGCGCGCGGTGCTGGGCAGCGACGACGCACTGAGCGTGCCGGTCCTCGGGACGGGAGCGGGCCATGACGCCGGCATCCTCGCCACGGCCGGGATCCCGACCGCCATGCTCTTCGTGCGCAACCCCACGGGCGTCTCGCACAGCCCCGCCGAGCACGCCGAGCAGGCCGACTGCCACGCCGGGGTGGATGCGCTCGCCGCCTGCGTCGCCGACCTGGTGGCCCACCCGTGA
- a CDS encoding aminoacyl-tRNA deacylase, giving the protein MSEERALAAVETAGLEYAVTRHGRVGSLEEAARVRGVEPRDIVKTMVVRRGEDDYLFVLVPGDREISWPRLRALLGVNRLSMPDAETAREATGFERGTITPFGSTTAWPVIADASLAAADEPDRRISLGAGAHGVAVTVGARDALAALGAQVADVTELSG; this is encoded by the coding sequence ATGAGCGAGGAACGAGCCCTGGCGGCGGTCGAGACGGCCGGCTTGGAGTATGCCGTGACCCGGCACGGGCGGGTCGGGAGCCTGGAGGAGGCGGCCCGGGTCCGGGGCGTGGAGCCGCGCGACATCGTCAAGACGATGGTGGTGCGCCGGGGCGAGGACGACTACCTCTTCGTGCTCGTGCCCGGCGACCGGGAGATCTCCTGGCCCCGGCTGCGGGCGCTGCTCGGCGTCAACCGGCTGTCGATGCCGGACGCCGAGACCGCGCGGGAGGCCACCGGCTTCGAGCGCGGCACGATCACGCCCTTCGGCTCGACCACGGCCTGGCCGGTCATCGCCGACGCCTCGCTCGCCGCGGCGGACGAGCCGGACCGGCGCATCTCCCTCGGGGCGGGGGCGCACGGCGTCGCGGTCACCGTCGGCGCACGGGATGCCCTGGCTGCCCTCGGTGCCCAGGTCGCCGACGTCACCGAGCTCAGCGGGTGA
- a CDS encoding Uma2 family endonuclease, with amino-acid sequence MSMTEVGVYTVEDLYAYREQRDDMTIQLIEGELVVSPSPAVIHQVVSGELFAILRAACPPELRVLAAPLDVRAGERSMLQPDLIVVPRELRSGGQVETPPLLAVEILTPSSRRTDLVAKPQVMARFGCPHYWVVDPEAPAVQALRLVGGGYVPAAVAEGDDELVVTEPFAVRFRPVDLTR; translated from the coding sequence ATGAGCATGACCGAGGTGGGCGTCTACACGGTCGAGGACCTGTATGCCTATCGCGAGCAGCGCGACGACATGACCATCCAGCTGATCGAGGGTGAGCTGGTCGTGTCACCGAGCCCGGCCGTCATCCACCAGGTGGTCAGCGGGGAACTCTTCGCGATCCTCCGCGCCGCCTGCCCGCCCGAGCTGCGGGTCCTCGCCGCGCCGCTCGACGTCCGCGCCGGCGAGCGCAGCATGCTGCAGCCGGACCTGATCGTCGTCCCCCGTGAGCTGCGCAGCGGTGGTCAGGTCGAGACCCCGCCCCTGCTCGCCGTCGAGATCCTCACGCCCTCCAGCCGCCGCACGGACCTCGTCGCCAAGCCGCAGGTCATGGCGCGCTTCGGGTGCCCGCACTACTGGGTGGTCGACCCCGAGGCCCCGGCGGTCCAGGCTCTGCGCCTCGTCGGTGGTGGCTATGTCCCTGCGGCCGTCGCCGAGGGGGATGACGAGCTCGTCGTCACGGAGCCCTTCGCCGTGAGGTTCCGCCCGGTCGACCTCACCCGCTGA